Proteins from one Drosophila gunungcola strain Sukarami chromosome 3R, Dgunungcola_SK_2, whole genome shotgun sequence genomic window:
- the LOC128266230 gene encoding 60S ribosomal protein L13a, which yields MTGLTNRTVVIDGRGHLLGRLASVVAKYLLQGGKVAVVRCEELNLSGHFYRNKIKFLAYLRKRCNVNPARGPFHFRAPSRIFYKAVRGMIPHKTKRGQAALARLRVFDGIPSPYDKRRRVVVPIAMRVLTLRSDRKYCQVGRLSHEVGWHYQDVIKSLERKRKAKLRVTLKHNRELKKLTVKARENIAKAAEPFNKIIKSYGYEV from the exons ATGACTGGTTTAACGAACAGG ACCGTTGTTATTGATGGTCGCGGCCACTTGCTGGGCCGCCTGGCCTCCGTTGTCGCAAAGTACCTGTTGCAGGGCGGCAAGGTCGCTGTGGTCCGCTGCGAGGAGCTGAACCTCTCGGGTCACTTCTACAGGAACAAGATCAAGTTCCTGGCCTACCTGCGCAAGCGGTGCAACGTGAACCCGGCCCGTGGTCCCTTCCACTTCCGTGCCCCCTCCCGGATCTTCTACAAGGCTGTCCGAG GCATGATCCCACACAAGACCAAGCGTGGCCAGGCCGCCCTCGCCCGTCTCCGTGTCTTCGACGGCATCCCATCGCCCTACGACAAGCGTCGCCGCGTCGTCGTGCCCATCGCCATGCGCGTGCTGACCCTGCGCTCCGACCGCAAGTACTGCCAGGTCGGTCGCCTGTCCCACGAGGTCGGATGGCACTACCAGGACGTGATCAAGAGCCTGGAGCGCAAGCGCAAGGCCAAGCTCCGCGTCACCCTCAAGCACAACCGCGAGCTGAAGAAGCTGACGGTCAAGGCGCGTGAAAACATCGCCAAGGCTGCCGAGCCCTTCAACAAAATCATCAAATCCTACGGCTACGAGGTTTAA
- the LOC128263199 gene encoding DPH4 homolog: MPDFYELLNVPSTASFDEIKCSYKQLILQCHPDKLRQLDDPNPGSEAQNSDFNAINAAWNTLKDPIRRKHYDAELLQSKFQAHSNIYASVKLDEMQRIVVEIEEDDDPSASSSAQEPDHPADKGPATMWSYAYDCRCGGQYLFDGPGDDESPEVIVECNECSLVIIVKQPTTCK; this comes from the coding sequence ATGCCCGACTTTTATGAACTTTTGAATGTGCCATCAACGGCCAGTTTCGATGAGATCAAATGCAGCTACAAACAATTGATACTACAATGTCATCCCGACAAATTACGACAGCTCGATGACCCAAATCCGGGATCGGAGGCCCAGAACAGCGACTTCAATGCGATAAACGCGGCGTGGAACACGCTCAAAGATCCCATTAGGCGCAAGCACTACGATGCCGAATTGCTGCAGTCGAAATTCCAGGCACACAGCAATATATACGCCAGCGTGAAGTTGGATGAAATGCAGCGGATCGTAGTGGAAATCGAAGAAGACGACGATCCATctgcctcctcctccgcccaAGAACCCGACCACCCGGCAGACAAAGGGCCGGCGACAATGTGGAGCTATGCGTACGACTGCCGATGCGGCGGTCAGTATCTGTTCGATGGACCCGGAGACGATGAATCACCCGAAGTGATTGTGGAGTGCAACGAGTGTTCTTTAGTGATTATTGTGAAACAGCCCACAACATGTAAATAA
- the LOC128263203 gene encoding CDC42 small effector protein homolog — protein sequence MASTGEIWLQWFSCCFQQQRSPSRRPHQRLRIDRSMIGNPTNFVHTGHIGSADVELSANRLNAISTQMQSKGGYETNSIHSLHAC from the exons ATGGCCAGCACCGGCGAGATCTGGTTGCAGTGGTTCTCCTGCTGCTTCCAGCAGCAGCGCTCCCCCTCCCGCCGCCCACACCAACGCCTGCGCATCGACCGGTCCATGATCGGCAATCCCACCAACTTCGTCCACACGGGCCACATCGGATCGGCGGACGTGGAGCTGTCGGCCAACCGCCTCAACGCGATCTCAACCCAGATGCAGAGCAAGGGCGGCTACGAGACCAACTCGATACACTCGCTGCAT GCCTGCTGA